The Corynebacterium glaucum genome includes a region encoding these proteins:
- a CDS encoding NAD(+) diphosphatase encodes MFLLIDSHNSFPLGPDKEPLLVDAPLHAISTTAELPGGVTAARLTDALASELSADVGDARSHADHPLVAHAVALLRAQETLRFDPTDGSPLTWDVSGAVARSEAGGMVFPRIDPCVIGVVQNADGTEILLGENARRPGYHTCIAGYVEVGETIERAFEREVWEETGRAIYDVTYVGSQPWSLSSSLMLGFSARTDDREPRGELDGELSSVIWASRDELPQISLAPKGSIARSLIERWARGEFSGEFSGEFEGGNCGH; translated from the coding sequence ATGTTTTTACTCATCGATTCGCACAATTCTTTCCCACTCGGGCCCGATAAGGAGCCATTGCTTGTCGACGCCCCCTTGCACGCCATTTCCACCACCGCCGAGCTCCCGGGCGGCGTGACAGCAGCGCGGTTGACTGACGCGCTCGCCTCAGAGCTGAGTGCAGACGTGGGGGATGCGCGTTCCCACGCCGACCATCCCCTCGTCGCCCATGCTGTCGCATTGCTGCGCGCCCAAGAGACGCTGCGCTTCGACCCCACGGACGGCTCTCCGCTGACCTGGGATGTCTCAGGTGCTGTGGCCCGCAGCGAGGCGGGAGGGATGGTGTTCCCCCGGATCGACCCATGCGTTATCGGAGTGGTGCAAAACGCTGATGGCACCGAGATCCTGCTCGGTGAAAATGCCCGCCGTCCCGGCTACCACACCTGCATCGCTGGCTACGTCGAAGTCGGCGAAACCATCGAGCGTGCATTCGAGCGTGAGGTGTGGGAGGAAACCGGGCGCGCGATTTACGACGTCACGTATGTCGGGTCCCAGCCGTGGTCGCTCAGCAGCTCGCTCATGCTGGGGTTCAGTGCGCGAACCGACGATCGGGAGCCGCGTGGTGAGCTGGACGGTGAGCTCAGTTCCGTCATCTGGGCAAGCCGGGATGAGCTGCCACAAATCTCCTTGGCACCAAAGGGCAGCATTGCACGCAGCCTCATCGAACGGTGGGCGCGCGGTGAGTTCAGCGGTGAGTTCAGCGGTGAGTTCGAAGGTGGCAACTGTGGCCATTGA
- a CDS encoding ATP-dependent DNA helicase UvrD2: MAIDLSVLDQDQLVAATAPRGPVCILAGAGTGKTRTITYRIANLIDQGMVAPNKVLAVTFTQRAAGEMRDRLRVMGIGGVQARTFHAAARRQLAYFWPQIAGDLPWRMLDNKFPLVGRAARAAGVDSGKDMVRDLLGEIEWAKANVIGHDDYVQRIAGSGHTPPTDPSKVAQVYRLYEEGKRSPEGMLLDFDDLLLHVAAALENAPAVAEEFRSQYQSFVVDEYQDVTPLQQRVLEGWLGDRDDLTVVGDVNQTIYSFTGATPEYLLNFSRTYAHATVVKLQRDYRSTPQVTELANTVIGKAQGNTVGPKLELIGMREPGPQPTFHAYDDEPTEAREVATAIRRLLDDGVPAREIAVLYRINAQSAAFEAALADAGILYQVRGGEGFFQRGEIKEALRQLTAAANRTDLPDDPVAVARAAFATIGLTPTEPEGAQARERWQALRALVDLIEDIVQSQEAAHLPQVLVSLRQRAEAKQPPAVDGVTLASLHAAKGLEWDAVFLVGLVENTLPISHAIKAGEDQVEEERRLFYVGITRARTHLQLSWSLARQEGGHKSRSRSRFLDGLVPELEVENTPQRLKRNRRCRVCGNPLDTPAEKTLGRHADCEPDYDEAAFGALKRWRLEVSRAAGQPAYLVFSDATLLAIAEAMPADEPSLLDVSGVGPVKVENYGADVLRVLDDYREDN; the protein is encoded by the coding sequence GTGGCCATTGATCTGAGCGTGCTCGACCAAGACCAGCTGGTTGCAGCGACCGCCCCCCGCGGACCGGTGTGCATTCTGGCGGGTGCGGGCACCGGTAAAACCAGGACGATCACGTACCGCATCGCGAACCTGATCGACCAGGGCATGGTGGCGCCGAACAAAGTGCTCGCGGTGACGTTCACGCAGCGCGCGGCCGGCGAGATGCGTGACCGCTTGCGCGTCATGGGCATCGGCGGTGTGCAGGCGAGGACATTCCACGCGGCTGCGCGCCGCCAGCTGGCCTATTTCTGGCCGCAGATCGCAGGCGACTTGCCGTGGCGCATGCTGGACAACAAGTTTCCTCTAGTTGGCCGCGCTGCACGCGCCGCGGGAGTAGATTCCGGCAAGGACATGGTGCGCGACCTCCTCGGGGAAATCGAGTGGGCGAAGGCGAACGTGATCGGCCACGACGACTATGTCCAGCGTATTGCGGGTAGCGGGCATACGCCTCCCACCGACCCGTCGAAAGTCGCCCAGGTTTACCGGTTGTATGAAGAAGGCAAGCGCAGCCCCGAGGGCATGCTGCTCGACTTCGACGATCTGTTGCTCCATGTCGCCGCCGCGCTCGAGAACGCGCCCGCAGTGGCGGAGGAGTTCCGCTCGCAGTACCAGTCGTTCGTGGTGGATGAGTACCAGGATGTCACTCCGTTGCAGCAGCGGGTCCTGGAAGGTTGGCTTGGGGACCGCGATGATCTGACTGTGGTCGGCGACGTGAACCAGACCATCTACTCGTTCACCGGGGCGACCCCGGAGTACCTGCTCAACTTCTCGCGCACCTACGCGCACGCCACGGTGGTGAAATTGCAGCGCGACTACCGTTCGACGCCGCAGGTCACTGAGCTTGCGAACACAGTGATTGGGAAGGCGCAGGGGAATACTGTCGGGCCGAAACTCGAGCTCATCGGTATGCGTGAGCCCGGCCCGCAGCCGACGTTTCATGCATACGATGACGAACCGACCGAGGCGCGCGAAGTTGCCACCGCAATTCGCAGATTGCTTGACGACGGCGTGCCGGCGCGGGAGATCGCCGTGCTGTATCGCATCAACGCCCAATCCGCGGCGTTCGAAGCTGCGCTCGCCGACGCGGGCATCTTGTACCAAGTCCGCGGTGGCGAGGGCTTCTTCCAGCGCGGGGAGATCAAAGAGGCGCTTCGCCAGCTGACTGCGGCAGCGAACCGCACCGACCTGCCTGACGATCCGGTAGCAGTCGCCCGGGCCGCTTTCGCCACGATCGGATTGACGCCCACGGAGCCGGAGGGTGCCCAGGCTCGTGAGCGGTGGCAAGCACTGCGTGCGCTCGTTGATCTCATCGAAGACATCGTGCAGTCGCAGGAGGCCGCGCATTTGCCGCAGGTACTGGTCTCGCTGCGGCAGCGTGCGGAGGCGAAGCAGCCTCCGGCAGTCGACGGGGTGACGCTGGCGAGCTTGCATGCAGCGAAAGGCCTCGAGTGGGACGCGGTGTTTCTTGTCGGGCTGGTGGAAAACACCCTGCCCATCTCGCACGCGATCAAAGCCGGCGAAGACCAGGTCGAAGAAGAGCGCCGCTTGTTCTACGTCGGCATCACTCGAGCCCGCACACATTTGCAACTGTCATGGTCGTTGGCGCGTCAAGAGGGCGGCCACAAGTCTCGCTCGCGTTCCCGGTTCCTCGATGGACTGGTCCCGGAACTCGAGGTGGAGAACACCCCGCAGCGCCTGAAGCGCAACCGGCGATGCCGAGTTTGCGGGAACCCGCTCGACACTCCGGCGGAGAAGACGCTGGGCCGCCATGCGGACTGCGAACCGGATTACGACGAAGCGGCGTTCGGGGCACTGAAGCGCTGGCGCCTCGAGGTTTCCCGCGCCGCAGGCCAGCCCGCGTATCTCGTGTTCTCGGATGCGACGCTGCTCGCCATCGCGGAGGCCATGCCCGCCGATGAGCCATCGCTTCTCGACGTTTCCGGCGTCGGTCCCGTCAAGGTGGAAAACTATGGGGCCGACGTGTTGCGGGTGCTCGACGACTACCGCGAAGACAACTAG
- a CDS encoding M48 metallopeptidase family protein, with the protein MPGTEIPYTVIRSARRKRTVQARIVNGVAEIRIPARMTKAQERTAVEEMLAKLAKKSPTPRTDADLLARAETLNANLLDGNAKWRSIRWVSNQNTRWGSCTTGTGDIRISDRLAQVPDYVLDAVIVHELVHTFIPGHSGEFWRWADRAPRAERAKGYLEAYQRFGSEQTSGQRFSG; encoded by the coding sequence ATGCCCGGCACCGAAATTCCCTACACCGTTATTCGCTCCGCGAGGCGCAAGCGCACCGTGCAGGCGCGGATAGTCAACGGGGTGGCGGAGATCCGTATTCCGGCGCGCATGACTAAGGCGCAGGAACGCACAGCCGTAGAAGAGATGCTGGCGAAGTTGGCGAAGAAATCCCCCACGCCTCGCACCGATGCAGATTTGCTTGCCCGCGCGGAGACGCTGAATGCGAATTTGCTGGATGGCAACGCGAAGTGGCGCTCGATTCGTTGGGTGAGTAACCAAAACACCAGGTGGGGGTCCTGTACCACCGGCACCGGCGACATTCGCATCAGCGACCGGCTGGCGCAGGTGCCTGATTACGTCCTCGACGCGGTAATCGTGCACGAACTGGTGCACACGTTCATCCCGGGGCATAGCGGCGAATTCTGGCGGTGGGCGGACCGGGCTCCGCGAGCTGAACGGGCGAAGGGCTACCTTGAGGCGTATCAGCGCTTCGGTAGCGAGCAGACCAGCGGCCAGAGATTCAGCGGCTAA